The following are from one region of the Cervus canadensis isolate Bull #8, Minnesota chromosome 21, ASM1932006v1, whole genome shotgun sequence genome:
- the ARHGDIB gene encoding rho GDP-dissociation inhibitor 2: MTEKAPEPHVEEDDDELDGKLNYKPPPQKSLKELQEMDKDDESLTKYKKTLLGDGPVVADPTAPNVTVTRLTLVCESAPGPITMDLTGDLEALKKENFVLKEGVEYRVKINFKVNKDIVSGLKYVQHTYRTGVKVDKATFMVGSYGPRPEEYEFLTPVEEAPKGMLARGTYHNKSFFTDDDKHDHLTWEWNLSIKKDWTE, from the exons ATGACGGAAAAGGCCCCAGAACCACACGTGGAGGAGGATGACGATGAGCTGGATGGCAAGCTCAACTACAAGCCCCCCCCACAGAAGTCCCtgaaggagctgcaggagatggacAAAGATGATGAAAGTCTAACTAAGTACAAGAAAACGCTCCTGGGGGACGGTCCTGTGGTAGCAG ACCCAACAGCCCCCAATGTCACGGTCACCCGCCTGACCCTCGTTTGTGAAAGTGCCCCAGGACCAATCACCATGGACCTCACTG GGGATCTGGAagcccttaaaaaagaaaactttgtccTAAAGGAAGGTGTTGAATATAGagtaaaaattaacttcaaa GTGAACAAGGATATTGTGTCAGGACTGAAGTATGTTCAACACACCTATCGGACGGGGGTAAAAG tgGATAAAGCAACGTTCATGGTGGGCAGCTATGGGCCTCGGCCGGAGGAATATGAGTTTCTGACTCCAGTTGAGGAGGCCCCCAAGGGCATGCTGGCCCGAGGCACTTACCACAACAAGTCCTTCTTCACCGACGACGACAAGCATGACCACCTCACCTGGGAGTGGAACCTGTCCATTAAGAAGGACTGGACAGAATGA